One region of Leptidea sinapis chromosome 10, ilLepSina1.1, whole genome shotgun sequence genomic DNA includes:
- the LOC126966520 gene encoding sorting nexin-33-like, with translation MLELITNELDAFSVANSFQCSHDQFLQIIGNPARCIKSLHINIKSINKNFDQLIVFLSRLDSNSKFKGIKSFIAYQLTPSFNNIQVSRRYKHFDWLHERLYEKFTLIPIPPLPDKQISGRYDEQLIERRRVQLQEFVDWMCKHPVLSKSEVWQHFLTCTDEKRWKAGKRQAERDNLLGLNYCVSLVVPEKALLQSQVDNITDQCHTFMGSMDSSVKSVTNMCLMQTKRFQGPYKTDCQKVGEAFYSLGNALSLDEGTVISTSKLTSAIKMTGGVYIEIGRMYEEQPKYDWEPLGDKFHLYKGIVGSFPDVLANHKGAVQKKKECERLTAEHKMEVAQLNEVMRRTDVIPYALLAEINHFKSERTVDLKATMQKFLRQQITFYKKIVEKLETNLHQYDD, from the coding sequence ATGCTTGAACTTATCACAAACGAACTAGATGCTTTTAGTGTCGCAAACAGTTTTCAGTGTTCACACGATCAATTCTTACAAATAATAGGTAACCCAGCTAGATGTATTAAAAGCCTTCATATAAATATCAAgagtataaataaaaactttgatcAGCTGATAGTTTTTCTTAGCAGGTTGGACTCTAACTCAAAATTCAAGGGCATCAAAAGTTTTATAGCATACCAACTCACACcatcttttaataatattcaagtATCTAGAAGATATAAACATTTTGATTGGCTACATGAGAGATTATATGAAAAGTTTACTCTGATACCAATACCTCCATTGCCAGACAAACAAATATCTGGACGCTATGACGAACAGCTAATTGAACGAAGGCGAGTTCAGTTGCAAGAGTTTGTTGATTGGATGTGTAAACACCCTGTTCTATCTAAATCCGAGGTGTGGCAACATTTCCTCACTTGCACTGATGAAAAAAGATGGAAAGCGGGAAAGAGACAGGCCGAACGAGACAATCTTTTAGGATTAAACTACTGTGTATCTTTAGTTGTACCTGAGAAAGCATTATTGCAATCACAAGTAGATAATATTACAGACCAATGCCATACATTCATGGGTAGCATGGACTCGTCTGTTAAATCCGTAACTAATATGTGTCTTATGCAAACCAAGAGGTTCCAAGGTCCATATAAAACTGATTGTCAAAAGGTCGGTGAAGCATTTTACAGTTTAGGTAATGCTCTCAGCCTTGACGAGGGAACTGTTATATCTACTTCTAAGTTAACATCTGCGATAAAAATGACAGGTGGAGTTTATATAGAAATTGGTAGAATGTATGAAGAACAACCGAAGTATGACTGGGAACCTCTAGGAGACAAATTTCATTTGTACAAAGGCATTGTAGGTTCCTTCCCAGACGTTCTTGCAAACCATAAAGGTGCCGTACAGAAGAAGAAAGAGTGTGAAAGGCTCACGGCTGAGCACAAAATGGAAGTTGCACAATTAAATGAAGTGATGCGGAGGACGGATGTGATTCCTTATGCCCTTCTTGCCGAAATTAATCATTTTAAGTCAGAGAGGACTGTCGACCTAAAAGCTACAATGCAAAAGTTTTTGAGACAGCAaattactttttacaaaaaaattgttgaaaaacttGAAACAAATCTTCATCAATATGACGACTAG